From Paenibacillus sp. FSL H8-0537:
CCACAGCCTCGATATCCTCTTCATCCAGCCACTGCTTGCCATAAGGCAGCAGCGCTTCTCTAACTGGTCCCGCATATTCCATCTGATCTGCCGCCTTTCCTAAATTAAATCAAATCCGTTACGCGAATCCAGTCCTCTGTCCGCTTAATCCCTTCTTCCAGAGTCACCTCTGGCTTCCAGCCAAGCAGCCCAAAGGCTTTGGATGAGTTGCAAAGCAGCTTCTGAATTTCACTCTGCGGATGGATATGCTCAACATGGTGGATACGGGATTCATCCCCCTCCAGCACGAGCTTCGCCAATTCATTAACCGAAATGTCACGGCCCAAGCCCGCATTGACGATTTCGCCGTTCACTTTATCGGAATAGCCTGCTTCAACGACAAATCTCGCACAGTCCGCCACATACAGCAGGTCACGCGTCTGCGTACCTTCCCCGTATATATTCAAATCTTTGCCTGCTAGCTTGTTCTTTAAGAAAATAGCTACAACTCCGCCTTCGCCTCCGGTCTTCTGAAACGGACCATAGGTATTAAATGGACGTATAACAACCGTCGGCAAACCGTATGCATGATAATACGACAGTACCATATTTTCAGCAGCAATTTTGGCGCCTGCATAAGGCGAAGCCGGTTTGATCGGATGATGCTCTGCAATTCCGCTCTCTTCTGTACAACGGTCATAAACCATGCAGGTGCTCATAAATACGACTTTGACATTATGCTTACGAGCCTGCTCCAGCACATGAAAGGTTCCAATTGTATCATTGTTGAAGGTAGTGCGAGGATCATCTATAGAATCCTGTACATTTATAGATGCGCCAAGATGATAGCAAATGTCGAATTTATGTTCTTCGAAAAGCTGCTTCAGCAAAGACTCGTCGAGTATTGACCCCTCAATGAAACGCTCCAGACGCGAATGCTGGCGAAATTCCTCAATATTCGCTTCCCTGCCATTAGATAAATCATCAATAATCCATAAGTTGTGGCCATCCTCAAGCAGTTGCTTGGCTACCCATCTTCCAATAAAACCAGCTCCGCCGGTCAGCAATATATTCACAATAGTCCTCCTAAAGGATATTCTTCTTATCCTGAAATCAAATTAAAAAGCTCTAACAAGCTTAGGTTCTTCATGGCCTAGCTCTCCGTCCAAATAACGATCAACGATATCATTATTAAATGTGTTATATACCAGCCTTAAATGCTGTGGAGCCCAATCTTTCGATGTAAACAGCTTGCCGCTGGAGCGCTGCGGAATTGCTTTAAACGATTGACCTTCACCCATCTTATTAAAAAGGTGGATGAGATCCTCGGCAGCCTGCTTAACCGCATTACAGGCAACATCATGCAGACCTTCCCCCCGGTGCAGCTCAGGCACAGAATGATGAATGACGGCTCCCCCATCCAATTGGGAAGTCAGTTGGTGAATCGTCATACCCGCCCAGTTCGGCTTAAGGAAATAGAATGGCCAGAAAAGCGTAATATTCCCACGATACCAAGGAGATAAGCCTCCATGTATATTCCAGGATATTTCCGGGAAAACGCTCAGCGTCTCTTCGTCAAGCTTATGAACCCCATAGCTCACTACAGCCTGGGGATTTTGCTCAATCACCCATTGTCTAGTCTCACTGCTATTTAATTGATCTATAGTTACCTCACGCACGGGTATGCCTTCAAATACTTTGAGATCAGCTTCCCCAAATGCCTGCTCTTCCGCGCTCTGACGATCCGAAAAATGGCGAACGAAATTATGTTGATCCAGCTCCGACCAGCTAGGGTGCGGATTGGGCATTAGCTCTTCACGTTTTTCAATCAATAATGCTTGCAGCAGCCCCTCTTCATGCAAACGTTTTGCAATATGCAAATGCCGCGGATGGGACCCCGTCAGAAAAATCAATTTCATTTGAACAGCCTTCCTTTCTCTGCGTATGGACCTTCAATAATTCCTTTTTCCTTTAATTGCTCGATGAACGGGAGAATTGCAGCAATACTGGATCGGCACAATTCGGCAATTTCAGTCAAAGTATGCTCGCCATCTGCATAGTTGAGTATCGTTAATATAATATTCAGCTGTCTGCGGTTGTCCATAACTTCATTGGACGACTGGGAACGATTAATGGGTGAATTAATATCCGGATACAGACCATGCTTATCTAGTTTAACCTCACCATAAGGTGAACGGTTTACATAATAACCTTCTGCTTCATTCAACTCCAACAGCCGCTCCAATTCCTCCACACTGCGCTGCAGCGCTTCAATGGTCATAGCTTCTTTCGTATCCAAGGAATTATGATAGCCATCATAAAGCCCATATACCGTGCGGGCCATCTGGCCAACAGGGAGATTGAAGCCTGGAGAGCAATATTGACGCTCATCCGATCCAAAAGCCGGGGTGAATGGGCGAGTTTTCCCCTCCAATTCTCCCCTTTCAAGAAGCTGTTGCCATATGTGATCCAATGGATTAGCACCCGAGCGTGAGAGCTTATAGTTTAACGGCTCGGGCCCTCCTAAGCAGGTTAATACTAGGCCTGCTTGTGTATTTTGCTTCATTTCTGTACCAAAACGATGTAAATAAGCAATGCTGCCAATCGTCTCCGGCACAAAAACAAAACGGTATGTATAACGGCGCTTGCTCCATTTAGCAATCCGATTATATAAAAATGCAGCAACAAGAGGTCCACTTAATTCGTTGTTAGCCATCGATGGATGACAAATGTAGGTGCTAATCAACACCTCTCGATCCGTTTCGCCTGGAAGCACAGAGTGGGCGTAATTAAGCTCTCCGTCAATATGCTCACTATCTATGTATGCTTCGTACTCTCCTTCTACCAACTGCTCCCTCTCGCAATGCGGCAGACAAAAACCCCAGCGCTCTTTGTAGTAGGAGGTAACATAAGGAACAGCCTCTGGCAGATGAGGAATCGAAAATAAATGTCCTTCCAGCTCAGCCAGCGAAAGCTTTGTTTGGACTGGCGTGCTGTAATTGAGAATTTGCAAATTGCTGCTCTTAAAATCTGCAAGCTTGCGTCCATCCGGCGCCTTTAACCAGCCATCACGAATGACCCATTCCTTCGGTATTTCCCAATCGAATGCCTGCTTTCCCGTCGGCTCACCAAATACCTCTAGAGGCATATATTCTGACAAGATTTCGATAGTTTCGCGCAGCCCTTCTCCTGTAATGCTTCGGCATATGGGAAAAAGACGGTCGAATAGCTTGTCCATTGCTTCCAATTCTTTTACTTTATCCACAGCGACTGCCCTTTCTTATTCGGTTTGCTAGAGGATATCCCATGATAACGGGGTACCTTTCTTGAGGTCCGTTCTTGCTTGTTTGCCTAGAATCAGTTCCATATATTTGGTTGGAAGGCCTAGCCCCGGCCTTATCGCTCTTACATTTTGCTCTGTAAACGCCTCTCCTGCCTTCACATCTTCTGCAATGTATAAGGAGCGGCGATAATTTCTGGAATCCTGCTCCGCCTGCGTTGCGCCGTAAACTACACCGCCAATTGCCTGCCAAGCACGCTCCGTCTCAATGGAAAGCGCCTTAAACTCCTCCGGCTCTAAAGAGAATGTCGAATCCACTCCTCCATCAGCCCGTGACAGTGTAAAATGCTTTTCGATAACAGTTGCGCCAAGCGCCACGCTCGCGACGGAAACTCCGACACCCATTGTATGGTCGGAGAGCCCTACTTGGCATTGAAACAGCTTCTCCAGATGCGGAATTGTTGCTATATTCGTGTTAGCTGGCGAGGCAGGGTATGTACTGGTACATTTTAATAAAATAAGATTATCGCAGCCTGCTTCTTTCGCCGCTCTCACTGTTTCATCCAATTCAGCGATAGAAGCCATCCCTGTCGAGATAATGACGGGTTTACCTGTTGCCGCTACCTTGCGGATCAGCGGAATATCTGTATTTTCAAATGAAGCAATTTTATAAGCCGGCACGTCCAGCTCTTCCAGAAAATCAACGGCGCTCGCATCAAACGGTGTGCTGAACGCAATCATGCCACGCTCGCGGCAGCGATCAAAGATTGGCTTATGCCACTCCCAAGGCGTGTATGCTTCTTGATACAGTTTATAAAGCGAAGTGCCCTGCCACAAATTATCGGAGCTGGAAATGAAAAAATCGCCTTCGTGAATATTGAGCGTCATCGTATCCGCTGTGTAGGTTTGCAACTTGAGTGCATCTGCCCCAGCATCGGCCGCTGCATCCACTATAGCCAGTGCACGCTCAAGTGATTGATTATGATTACCCGACATCTCGGCAATTAAAAATGGCTTATGTGTTTTCCCAATTATGCGGTCCAAAATGTGAATGTCTTTCATCTCGTAATCGTTCCTCCGTTATCACCGTAATCACC
This genomic window contains:
- a CDS encoding GDP-mannose 4,6-dehydratase, giving the protein MNILLTGGAGFIGRWVAKQLLEDGHNLWIIDDLSNGREANIEEFRQHSRLERFIEGSILDESLLKQLFEEHKFDICYHLGASINVQDSIDDPRTTFNNDTIGTFHVLEQARKHNVKVVFMSTCMVYDRCTEESGIAEHHPIKPASPYAGAKIAAENMVLSYYHAYGLPTVVIRPFNTYGPFQKTGGEGGVVAIFLKNKLAGKDLNIYGEGTQTRDLLYVADCARFVVEAGYSDKVNGEIVNAGLGRDISVNELAKLVLEGDESRIHHVEHIHPQSEIQKLLCNSSKAFGLLGWKPEVTLEEGIKRTEDWIRVTDLI
- a CDS encoding methionyl-tRNA formyltransferase; protein product: MKLIFLTGSHPRHLHIAKRLHEEGLLQALLIEKREELMPNPHPSWSELDQHNFVRHFSDRQSAEEQAFGEADLKVFEGIPVREVTIDQLNSSETRQWVIEQNPQAVVSYGVHKLDEETLSVFPEISWNIHGGLSPWYRGNITLFWPFYFLKPNWAGMTIHQLTSQLDGGAVIHHSVPELHRGEGLHDVACNAVKQAAEDLIHLFNKMGEGQSFKAIPQRSSGKLFTSKDWAPQHLRLVYNTFNNDIVDRYLDGELGHEEPKLVRAF
- a CDS encoding DUF4910 domain-containing protein; its protein translation is MDKVKELEAMDKLFDRLFPICRSITGEGLRETIEILSEYMPLEVFGEPTGKQAFDWEIPKEWVIRDGWLKAPDGRKLADFKSSNLQILNYSTPVQTKLSLAELEGHLFSIPHLPEAVPYVTSYYKERWGFCLPHCEREQLVEGEYEAYIDSEHIDGELNYAHSVLPGETDREVLISTYICHPSMANNELSGPLVAAFLYNRIAKWSKRRYTYRFVFVPETIGSIAYLHRFGTEMKQNTQAGLVLTCLGGPEPLNYKLSRSGANPLDHIWQQLLERGELEGKTRPFTPAFGSDERQYCSPGFNLPVGQMARTVYGLYDGYHNSLDTKEAMTIEALQRSVEELERLLELNEAEGYYVNRSPYGEVKLDKHGLYPDINSPINRSQSSNEVMDNRRQLNIILTILNYADGEHTLTEIAELCRSSIAAILPFIEQLKEKGIIEGPYAEKGRLFK
- the pseI gene encoding pseudaminic acid synthase, which encodes MKDIHILDRIIGKTHKPFLIAEMSGNHNQSLERALAIVDAAADAGADALKLQTYTADTMTLNIHEGDFFISSSDNLWQGTSLYKLYQEAYTPWEWHKPIFDRCRERGMIAFSTPFDASAVDFLEELDVPAYKIASFENTDIPLIRKVAATGKPVIISTGMASIAELDETVRAAKEAGCDNLILLKCTSTYPASPANTNIATIPHLEKLFQCQVGLSDHTMGVGVSVASVALGATVIEKHFTLSRADGGVDSTFSLEPEEFKALSIETERAWQAIGGVVYGATQAEQDSRNYRRSLYIAEDVKAGEAFTEQNVRAIRPGLGLPTKYMELILGKQARTDLKKGTPLSWDIL